TGTCGCCAAAGTTGTGTCCGTACTTGCTGTTAATTTGTTTAAAGTTGTCCAAGTCGAACATGGCGATAAAGTATTCGTTGCGGTGTTTCCAGACCGTTTCTTCAAGGAACTTGAGCAAGTACCTGCGGTTGTACAGCCCGGTGAGGGAATCCCTGACCGACAAGTAGTCGAGCTGGGCGACTAGCTTTTCTCTTTTTTCGCGTTCTTGCACATACGACATCAGTGAGAAGGAGCCGACTGCAAAAAGCGTAATGCCTGTGAGAATATGCGTCACCAGAATGTCGAGGTAGGCGCCATCGCGGTCCAATTCAACAAACACAATGCTCGGGTTTTGCCACGATACGTAGATAGTTACCGCTTGGACCACCAACGAAACGAAAAAAGAGATTCTTTTGGCGGCTCCGCGAGTTGCAAAGGCAATTAGTGCAAGTGAGGTAATGCAGTACAACGGCATGCCGCTTGTGATACCACCGCAGAACAAGAACAGCATGGGCATCAGAAAACAGCTAAGTGCACAGCACATGACCAGATAGCACTGGTTATAGAGCGAGGTCTTGACGGCGACAAAGGCGATCACGAAGCAAAGAACGGCGCAACCGATGCTTGCAAGTGATGCGGAAACGTTCAAACCTTCATAAATTGTAAAAATGGCGGAACAGGTCGCTACCGAAGTGACGACCACTAATATAGACCAGAACATTTTTCGTTCTAGTGTGTCCTGATCCCCCCAGAATTGTTTCAAGGACTTTATCATAGGTTGTGTAAAAACAAATATAACATGAAAAAAAAGAAACAGAGATAGGGGGAACGACTTTTTATATCTTATTTTTTGGTGTCAGTGACACCTTCTTTTGCAAGTTGTTATATTTCTCACAACGCCAAAAACGGCAAATTTCAATTTTTTGCAGGTTTTAGTATGGAACTTACACCACTGGATATCCGAAATCAGAGCTTCCACAAGAAGAATTTCAATGGAATCGATGCTGAAGAAGTCAAGGCTTTCTTGGAAACCGCGGCTAACGCGTTCGAACAGATGTCCAGGGATAAAACCGACCTTACTGAACGCTTGAAGGTTGCCGAAGAACGCGTGAATTACTATCGCCAGATCGAAAAGACTATTCAGGATGCCGTGGTGACCATGCAGAAGACCGTTGACGAAGTCAAGGCCACTGCCGAAAAGGAAGCCGAAATTATCGTTGCCGAAGCAAAGGCAAGAGCGGTCCGCGAGGTGGAGTCCACCAAGAAAGAGGCCGAAGAGCTCCGCATGGAAATCGAGCAACTTAAGCAATTACGTACAAACTATTTTATTCGCTGCAGAGCCTTGATTAGGGGCCAAGAAGAGCTTCTGACGGCCATGGAAAACGACCAGCGCATGCAGGAAGAGCTGATGGCTCGCCCGGTTTCCCAGGGAAACGTTCTGGCCTAATTGCCTATGAGAATAAATATCAAGGTGCATGCCCGGAGTAAACGCGAAAGCGTGGTTGAACTTCCGGACGGGAGCTACAAGGTCGAAGTCAAAGCTCCTCCTGTAGATGGGGCCGCGAATGAGGCCATTTGTGAACTCCTGGCAGAACATTTCGGAGTGCACAAAAGAGATGTTTCGGTAGTTTCAGGGGCTACAAACAACAAAAAAATAGTGGAAATTATAAAGTAGGACTCTTGCGAGTCCTTTTTTATTTTATTTTAAGAGTATTAAGAAGGATAGAATGGGTCAAATGAAAGCGGCTCTCAAAAAGTTTTTTGATTTTGAAAACGGCTCCAGCTTAAAAAGCGTTTTGCTGCTTATTGCTGCGGGCCTGTTGCTGAATATTATACCGGCAAAGACGGCGCTTGCGCTTCACCTGCCGCTTTACTTGGATTGTTTGGGAACCATCATTACCGCTATGCTTGGCGGTAACCTGCCGGCAGTCATAGTCGGTTTTACCTCGAATGCAATTAACGGTATTTCGGACCCCGTGACCATGTTCTATGGGGTAATCAGTATTTTTATTGCTGCCCTTGCGACCTTCTTTTACCACCAGCGCTTTTTCAAGAATATCCCGCGCCTGTTTGTCGTGATTCTTTCGTTTGCCTTGATTGGCGGCGGTATCGGGTCTGTCTTTACTTATTTCTTGTATGGTTTCAATTTTGGCGAAGGAATCTCGGCTCCGTTCTCGATTGCGTTCCACGAAGTTCTTGGCTGGAGCAAGTTTACCTCGCAACTTTGGGCCGACATTGTTCTTGACTTCTTTGATAAGGGTGTTGTCGTTGTATTTGCGGTGTTCCTTTTCCGCTTTATTCCCCGCGCCATCAAGAACCACCTGAACAAGGTGGTCTTGCGTGTCAACACCAACGAAGGCATGAAGAAAATGGTCCGTACTTCCTTGCTGCGCAAGGTGGTGTACATGGTGATTGTGGCCGAAGTGCTTTTGGGCGGCCTTGCTTGTACGATCGGCTTTTTCCTGTATCGCGAAAACTCCGTCAAAAACTTTATCAGTATCGCGACCGGTGTGACCAAGGCTGCGACTACGGTAATTAATCCTGACAAGGTTGACGATTACATTAACAAGGGTTACGAAGTCGATGACTATGCCTTTGTTCGGTCGGTGTTGCACTCTATTAGAGAAAGCTTCCCGCAGACCAAGTATTTGTATGTGTACCAGATTCGACCGGATGGTTGTCATGTGGTGTTCGACCTAGATACGGAAGAAGCTCTGGGTGGTGCACCGGGTGATGTGGTGGAATTTGACCCGAGCTTTGAACCGTACTTGCCGACGCTTTTGGCGGGCGGCGAAATAGAACCGATTATCTCGGATGACCAGTTTGGTTGGTTGTTGACTGTTTATCGACCGATTCGCAATTCGTCGAACAAGACGGTGGCCTATGTGGCTGCAGATATTTCGATGGAAAATATCATCCGCGACGAAGCAATCTTCTTTATCAAGATGCTTTCGCTGTTCTTTGGTCTTTCCATTATCATCATGAGTATCGTACTTGAACTGGTGAAGCGTGGCGTGGTGATTCCCATGAACCGGATGTCTCTGGCTGCCATGAAGATTGCTGCCAATACGACGCGTGCCAGCATGTTTGAAACCGAAACGGTGGACCTCGAAAGCATTCGAGACAGCGTGGAACGCCTCGGAAAAATCGGGGTGCGAACGAACGACGAAATTGAACATCTGTACGAATCCATGTACACGATGGCGAGCGATACCTACAACTTTATTCAGCGAGTGCAAGCGCAGAACGAACGAATCCAGCGAATGCAAGAAGTCATTATTATGGAATTCGCTGAAGTGGTTGAAGCACGCGACAAGAGCACGGGTAACCATATTAAGAAAACTGCTGAATACGTGGAAGCGATTGCTCGCCAGCTCAAGAGCGAAGGCAAGTTTGTCGATGTTCTTACGGACGCCTATATCGAAAAACTCAAGCGTGCCGCTCCGTTGCATGACATCGGTAAGATTGCTGTGTCTGACTTGATTCTGAATAAGCCGGGCAAACTCACCGACGAAGAATTTGCCATCATGAAGAGCCATACCACTGAAGGTTGGAAGATCTTGGTGAAGATGGTTGAAGATGCTGGTGATACTATTGATGCGGACTACCTGAACGAATCGATTGATATGGCGCACTACCACCACGAAAAGTGGGATGGCACGGGCTACCCGACGCGTATCAAGGGCGAAGAGATTCCGCTGTCTGCAAGAATCATGGCTGTGGCCGACGTGTTTGACGCTCTTGTGGCCGAACGCGTGTACAAGAAGCCGTTCACTTACGAAAAGGCCATGCAGATTATTGTGGAAGGTGCGGGCAAACATTTTGACCCGGATATTGTGGAATCCTTCACGCATATATCTGAAAGACTTTATGGCGCAAGAACCAAGCTGACCCCGCCGCCTGAAGAAAGCTCTAATGCTGATGCTGCAACAAATGCTGCTGCAACAACTACGGCTGCAAATGGTGCAAACGGCGCTGCGCCGGAACAGGCTAAGAGCTAAATAGGAGAACGCAATGTTTAACAAGATGAAACTGACTGTAGCTGCTATGTCTGTATTGGCGGCCTCGATGGTGTTTACCGCCTGCAACGAAAAGGAATCCAAGACGGAACCCAAGGCAGAATCTGCCGAAGTGGTGGCGCCTGCAACCAAGTCGGTGGTGGTGTATTTTTCGCAGAACGGTGCGACTAAGAAACTCGCTGAAATTTTCACGAAGGCGAAGAACGCCGATGCCGTGGAATTAAAGCTTGTGACGGCTTATCCTTCAACGTACGACAGCACGATTGCTGCAGTAAAGGCCCAGCGTGATGCCAAGCAGTGGCCCGCCCTTGAAAATGCGAAAGTGGAACTGGACAAGTATGACACGGTTTACTTGGGTTACCCGATTATGTTTGGAAGCTTTACGCCGCCCATTTACACCTTCCTTGATTCGAATGATTTGAGCGGCAAGGTTGTGGTGCCTTTCTGCACGTACGGTAGCGGTGGCCGCAAGGCTTCTGCCGCAGAACTCAAGACTCTCGAACCGAATGCGAATGTAACGCTTGCCTACGGAATTTCGAATAAGCGCATTACCGCTGAAAATGGTGTCGAAGTTGCCGCGAGTGAAGTCGAAGCCTTCTTTGGAAACCTGGAAGCCGGCAAGACCGATGAAATGCTGATGGGTGGCTTCTCGGAACAGCGCCCGCTTGCCGCAGAAGATTCTGCCGTATTTGCCGAGGCGACCAAAGACTACGCTTATCTCGGACTCAAACCGCTGAGCGTGTCGACGCAGATTGTCGCGGGCACGAACTATTTGTTCGTGTGCGAAATGAAGGCCTTTGGTGGCCCGGCAGTTCAGACCAACGTGAAAATCTTCAAGCCGCTCCCTGGGAGGGGCGTGCCTGAGCTGATTGTGGTCGAGAAGTAATTCTTTTACTCTTCGACTTCGAACTCTTTTTCTTCTTCGACAGGTTCGGCAGGAACCGTTTCCGCTTCTTGAAGGGCGGTGGCGGCGAGTTTCTGTTCGTACGCAGCCTTAACGTCTAGATAGAACTTGGCTCTAGCGGTATGGAAGTACGGGAAGACCCATAAAGCGGCGAAGCCGAAGGTCACAAGACAGAGCAAGTTCCAACCGATGAATGAAAGGTCGAGAATGAATAGGCGCATGCGATTGCCGTCCATCATCTTGCGGCTCTCGGTGATTGCTTGCAGGGGGCCGTATTCCGGGTGATCAATGAGAATATATTCTGTCATTGCATAAGAGAATGCTTTGATAATGCCGGGAACAATAAGGAGTAACGTCCACAAGATGAGGAAAATAGTTTGAAGCAAAAAGGTGAGAGCGATTTTTAAGAGATATTTGATGCTACGGAAGCCTGTGAAAAGGCGGGTATAGTCGTTGGGAAGTTTGCGTGCGATGTCAACGAAGCAGGCGAGAAAACCGAGCCATAAGCCCCAAGAATAAATGGCGCTGAGAATGCTCCAAATGTAAGAAAGGGTGGTGTTGTCTTCTATAAAGAGCCCTGGAACGGAGGGAGCAATATAGAGCAATAAACCCAAAAGGCAAATCAATACGCCGTAGCCCCATTTGCCACGCATGGCTTCGCGGGCGTAGGCCCTAATTTCTGCAGCAGATGCCGCCATTTCTTCTTCGCGGCCTTCAAAAACTTCTGTCTGGGTTTCTTCGACCTGAATGTTTTCTTTGTCTTCCATATAAATCCCTTTAAGTTGTATGCACTTAAAGGGAATATATAAAAATTATCGCAGAATGTAGTAGCCGGGGCTTGTGCGGGTGTGGGTTACGTTACGTCCTTTTGTATCGAAGCGGCTTGTGACGCCGTAATGCGTTGCGGGGCGAGACCTGAGCCTAGGCTTGATAGCGTCAATAACGTTCGGGGTGTCGGTAGTGAGCAAGACCGCAGTGATTGATTTTGCCGGGAGCGATAGAGAGAACTTATTTGCAGAGGATGCCGCCGCGTTGGTGGCGCCGCCTAGCACTTTAGTTGCGACAGCGTCTTCTTTTAGGGCATTGTTCGTGTGCGAAACGAAGGTTTCTCCGGTGATTCCAGCAAGCGTTAGCGTCTTGAACTTGAGCGATGCGTCAAAGTTCTTGAGCTGCAATTGAATGTCTTGTGCGTCCTTTTCGGCGCGGTTCACGAAGATGACTGTGAGCGAATCGCCCTTGTTGGTGATGGAACTGTATGCTGAAACGAGTGAGTCGTTTGTGGAGGCGGATTCGACACGGTTCGCATGACCGTAGCGGCTGAAGAGGTGTAGTGTTTCGTACATGCCGTCCCCCCATGTCCACGGGGTGAATATTTCGACGCCGTTGTCTTGCATGGTGCCGATGAACGAGGCGTAGGTGAGGGCTGTGACCATGGGGTCGTCTTCGTCGATGAGGCTTGTTTCGGTAATGCCGAGCGTGATGCCGTGATCCTTGCCGAAGTATTTGTCGAGCCAGTCGTTGATACGCTTGAAGATGTATTCCTTTTGGTTGTCGTTGTCCCAGCCTCCGTTCACCATCTTGATCCCGTTTGCTCCGGGATAGTTATAGGTGGTGTCGAATAGAACTCGATGCCAGTTCACGCGCGATTCGTAATCTTTTTCACTCGGATACCAGTGAATGTCGAAAACATCGAGAAGACGTGTGCCAGAGGACTTTTGCGCCTCGGCAACTTTCATGATGAAGTATTCTAGCCAGCAGTAATCGCGATCGGGGCCTTTGGGTCTATCCTGTTTGTTGTACGAGGACACGGAGCACCAGAACCATTCGTTTGCGACCACCGGGCCGGTGAGCTTGATGTCGCCCCAGGCGGCGCGGGCCTTCTTGGCCACGTCGATATAGCGTTCAACGAGAAAGTCTCCCGTGACAGGCAAATCCAGGTCGGAATGCGTGCCGCGCCAGATTTCCATTTCGTTGTCCATGCTCCAGTATTTAAAGCGGCTCATGTCGAACTTGAGTTCGTCACGCCAGTACGGGATGATGGCGACGGTGGAGTCGGCGGGCCATTCCATATTGTAGAGTTTGTAGTCGCCAGCCTTTACGAGTGTCTTGCCGTCTTCATCTACTTCGCCGCCACCTGCAAGGTCGAGTGTCGAGGTCGCGTAGAATCCGTGCTCTTGTTTCCAGTTCCAGTCGCCAAAGTTGTAGTCGGTGGAGCTTGCGGCGAAACCGGTGAGCTGGAAGGCGTACATGGCGTCGATACCCGGCATTTTGTCAAGGACTTTTTGTGCGGTAATCGCCCAGTCGTGAGAGTAAACGTTGTTGTACCAGTCGGGGTGAACGGTCATTTTGTGACGCCAGTTGTAGCGCGTGGCGTTGTTGCCGTTGTTTGCACGCAGCATATGCACGCCCGCTTCGAGCATCTGGTTGATGAAAGCGGTTTCTTCTTCATTCACTTCGGGGTCGCCATCGCTGATTTTATCAATGTTGCGCCCGTACAGGTACTGTGAAATTTTCTTGATACCTTTTTGCGTGTCGACGGTGATGTCGATGGCGGCGGTAGATACGGTCGCGAAACCCGCGACGGTAATAGCGGCTAAAAGTTTTTTCATAAAACAACCCTTTTTAAACAACCTGCCTTTAAAATAATCTCTTTTTTGAAAAAGCGGTTGAAGAGTCGAGGGCGTTTATATGCGTTTACGTTGAAAATCCCGCAACGAATACGATGCGGATTGGGACAAAAAGGGCGCGGACTTTGGTTTACACCTTCACGTGGAAGTAGTCGATTTCGGGGTGGCTGATGTAAAGGCCGCTCACGGAGGCTTGCGGGTACATGGCGCCGTTTTCGGTGAGGCTGATGCCTACGCTGCCGAAGTCGATGAGACGCGCGACATTGAAGATTTCCTTGATGTTCGGGAGCACGGGGTAGCCGACGGCCGGGCGGATGCCCTTCCAGCTGTTGGTGCGTTCGAGTTCCTTGCTCAAGTATTCGGCGCCGGCTTCGGCCAGGCGGTCGGCGACAGTCTGCATCAAGAGAACGTCGTAGTCGCTGCCGCCCTGTTCGGCTTTCAGCTTTTCGAGGCGCTTCACGAAGGCGTCGCTTACGGTGACGGCGAAGGCGCCCACGATGTCGCGGAATACATCTTTACCAGCGGGAGCGGCGAAGACGCTTGCGGTGTTCGCATTAGCGGGCGCAACGTAGTCGCAGAGGGCGAGGCAAGTGCCTTCAGGATTCTGCTGGCGTGCCGTGGCGACTTCGACAAGGTCGGAGTCGGTGCCGGTACGGCCCGTGTTGAAGATGACTGAACTTGCCGTACCGGCTGCAGGGTAGAACGCCTGCACGGCACGCAGTGCATACTCGGGCTTTGTAAGCGACTTGATGAGCGCTTCGGCATCGGCCTTGAGCTTCTTTGCTTCTTCCTCTTCGGGCTTGATTTTCCAAGTGAAGAAGAAGTATTCCCAGCTGATAAGCGGAATGACTTTTTCGAGCGGAATCGGCGGGAGCTTGCTTTCGCCCATGAACGGCGGTTCCACAGGCTGGTACTTGCTCCAGTCGCATTGATAGCGGCGTTCTTCGGGAGTCTTTTCGGCTGCGGCCATGGCGCTTGCGGCTTCGGTCTGGATGCCGTTTTGCTTGTCGCGGATTCTCTGCTGTTCTTCCCGGTTTTCCTGAATGGTTTGTTCGCTAGTCGCTGGATCCAAAAGCTTTTGCACAAGGCCTGGGTTGCTGG
The genomic region above belongs to Fibrobacter sp. UWB10 and contains:
- a CDS encoding glycoside hydrolase family 44 protein, coding for MKKLLAAITVAGFATVSTAAIDITVDTQKGIKKISQYLYGRNIDKISDGDPEVNEEETAFINQMLEAGVHMLRANNGNNATRYNWRHKMTVHPDWYNNVYSHDWAITAQKVLDKMPGIDAMYAFQLTGFAASSTDYNFGDWNWKQEHGFYATSTLDLAGGGEVDEDGKTLVKAGDYKLYNMEWPADSTVAIIPYWRDELKFDMSRFKYWSMDNEMEIWRGTHSDLDLPVTGDFLVERYIDVAKKARAAWGDIKLTGPVVANEWFWCSVSSYNKQDRPKGPDRDYCWLEYFIMKVAEAQKSSGTRLLDVFDIHWYPSEKDYESRVNWHRVLFDTTYNYPGANGIKMVNGGWDNDNQKEYIFKRINDWLDKYFGKDHGITLGITETSLIDEDDPMVTALTYASFIGTMQDNGVEIFTPWTWGDGMYETLHLFSRYGHANRVESASTNDSLVSAYSSITNKGDSLTVIFVNRAEKDAQDIQLQLKNFDASLKFKTLTLAGITGETFVSHTNNALKEDAVATKVLGGATNAAASSANKFSLSLPAKSITAVLLTTDTPNVIDAIKPRLRSRPATHYGVTSRFDTKGRNVTHTRTSPGYYILR
- a CDS encoding HD domain-containing phosphohydrolase gives rise to the protein MGQMKAALKKFFDFENGSSLKSVLLLIAAGLLLNIIPAKTALALHLPLYLDCLGTIITAMLGGNLPAVIVGFTSNAINGISDPVTMFYGVISIFIAALATFFYHQRFFKNIPRLFVVILSFALIGGGIGSVFTYFLYGFNFGEGISAPFSIAFHEVLGWSKFTSQLWADIVLDFFDKGVVVVFAVFLFRFIPRAIKNHLNKVVLRVNTNEGMKKMVRTSLLRKVVYMVIVAEVLLGGLACTIGFFLYRENSVKNFISIATGVTKAATTVINPDKVDDYINKGYEVDDYAFVRSVLHSIRESFPQTKYLYVYQIRPDGCHVVFDLDTEEALGGAPGDVVEFDPSFEPYLPTLLAGGEIEPIISDDQFGWLLTVYRPIRNSSNKTVAYVAADISMENIIRDEAIFFIKMLSLFFGLSIIIMSIVLELVKRGVVIPMNRMSLAAMKIAANTTRASMFETETVDLESIRDSVERLGKIGVRTNDEIEHLYESMYTMASDTYNFIQRVQAQNERIQRMQEVIIMEFAEVVEARDKSTGNHIKKTAEYVEAIARQLKSEGKFVDVLTDAYIEKLKRAAPLHDIGKIAVSDLILNKPGKLTDEEFAIMKSHTTEGWKILVKMVEDAGDTIDADYLNESIDMAHYHHEKWDGTGYPTRIKGEEIPLSARIMAVADVFDALVAERVYKKPFTYEKAMQIIVEGAGKHFDPDIVESFTHISERLYGARTKLTPPPEESSNADAATNAAATTTAANGANGAAPEQAKS
- a CDS encoding GGDEF domain-containing protein, producing MNVSASLASIGCAVLCFVIAFVAVKTSLYNQCYLVMCCALSCFLMPMLFLFCGGITSGMPLYCITSLALIAFATRGAAKRISFFVSLVVQAVTIYVSWQNPSIVFVELDRDGAYLDILVTHILTGITLFAVGSFSLMSYVQEREKREKLVAQLDYLSVRDSLTGLYNRRYLLKFLEETVWKHRNEYFIAMFDLDNFKQINSKYGHNFGDTVICTVGKLIQKSEDETSGEIVTRFGCEKFIYLINAGSEVEAYSKVESIRKAVRQITFEDHQELQLTISGGLLPCSTKSVADISQLLFRVDELVVSAKKQGKNQIRNMVEN
- a CDS encoding flavodoxin, with the protein product MFNKMKLTVAAMSVLAASMVFTACNEKESKTEPKAESAEVVAPATKSVVVYFSQNGATKKLAEIFTKAKNADAVELKLVTAYPSTYDSTIAAVKAQRDAKQWPALENAKVELDKYDTVYLGYPIMFGSFTPPIYTFLDSNDLSGKVVVPFCTYGSGGRKASAAELKTLEPNANVTLAYGISNKRITAENGVEVAASEVEAFFGNLEAGKTDEMLMGGFSEQRPLAAEDSAVFAEATKDYAYLGLKPLSVSTQIVAGTNYLFVCEMKAFGGPAVQTNVKIFKPLPGRGVPELIVVEK
- a CDS encoding DivIVA domain-containing protein, yielding MELTPLDIRNQSFHKKNFNGIDAEEVKAFLETAANAFEQMSRDKTDLTERLKVAEERVNYYRQIEKTIQDAVVTMQKTVDEVKATAEKEAEIIVAEAKARAVREVESTKKEAEELRMEIEQLKQLRTNYFIRCRALIRGQEELLTAMENDQRMQEELMARPVSQGNVLA
- a CDS encoding DUF975 family protein, encoding MEDKENIQVEETQTEVFEGREEEMAASAAEIRAYAREAMRGKWGYGVLICLLGLLLYIAPSVPGLFIEDNTTLSYIWSILSAIYSWGLWLGFLACFVDIARKLPNDYTRLFTGFRSIKYLLKIALTFLLQTIFLILWTLLLIVPGIIKAFSYAMTEYILIDHPEYGPLQAITESRKMMDGNRMRLFILDLSFIGWNLLCLVTFGFAALWVFPYFHTARAKFYLDVKAAYEQKLAATALQEAETVPAEPVEEEKEFEVEE
- a CDS encoding DUF167 domain-containing protein, whose product is MRINIKVHARSKRESVVELPDGSYKVEVKAPPVDGAANEAICELLAEHFGVHKRDVSVVSGATNNKKIVEIIK